The following proteins come from a genomic window of Iamia sp. SCSIO 61187:
- a CDS encoding trypsin-like serine protease, producing MSHLRPARRLAASLVVVVVMGLVALAGPTTAQEPSDADPATPTAPDPRIIGGTEAPPGAWPSQVAILAAHQRRNTDAFTCGGTLIDPTWVVTAAHCVSDGPGWVVPPQDVDVLVGTQDLTSGGARIRARRILVRPGANLDLLTNDVALIQLSRSTAAPRMAVGSFTDIPPSGTILHTAGWGMTNLDTGVIPARVRQVSVPAMSGRECKTELDAAAEELGTPPYHSSHLCTGPLGTGGMGPCYGDSGGPLVWERDGRRLLVGIVSWGAYCASPETPSVFSKVASATRWIAQAIQYGPHWDAEDFAFSVAWAYRDLALFSWDGDGPVPVPAVGEPGEVVAAYHQSAAVVRRDAAIVRLYQSVLGRAAERHGYEYWREQMAGWRRLGVVRIAEIMARSAEFQATYGALTDEAFVEQLYVNVLGRVGSPGDVTYWTDRLATGASRGKVAALFSESAEHRARTQGAVDVQVAYLNLIRREPAPWEVERWRTEPVAAVGRFLVHSVAYARLLDQRDGGF from the coding sequence GTGTCGCACCTGCGCCCCGCCCGCCGCCTGGCGGCGTCCCTCGTCGTCGTCGTCGTCATGGGGCTGGTCGCCCTGGCCGGGCCGACGACCGCCCAGGAACCGTCGGACGCGGACCCGGCGACGCCCACGGCCCCCGACCCCAGGATCATCGGGGGCACCGAGGCACCCCCCGGCGCGTGGCCCTCGCAGGTCGCCATCTTGGCCGCCCACCAGCGGCGGAACACCGACGCCTTCACCTGCGGCGGCACCCTGATCGACCCGACCTGGGTGGTCACCGCCGCCCACTGCGTCTCGGACGGGCCCGGCTGGGTCGTCCCCCCGCAGGACGTGGACGTGCTCGTCGGCACCCAGGACCTGACGTCCGGCGGTGCCCGCATCCGGGCCCGCCGCATCCTCGTCCGGCCCGGCGCCAACCTCGACCTGCTCACCAACGACGTGGCCCTGATCCAGCTCTCGCGGTCGACGGCGGCCCCCCGGATGGCGGTGGGGTCGTTCACCGACATCCCCCCGTCGGGCACCATCCTCCACACCGCCGGCTGGGGGATGACGAACCTCGACACGGGCGTCATCCCTGCCCGGGTGCGCCAGGTCTCGGTGCCGGCGATGAGCGGCCGGGAGTGCAAGACCGAGCTCGACGCCGCCGCCGAGGAGCTGGGGACGCCGCCCTACCACTCGTCCCACCTGTGCACCGGGCCGTTGGGCACCGGGGGCATGGGGCCGTGCTACGGCGACAGCGGCGGGCCCCTGGTCTGGGAGCGGGACGGCCGGCGGCTCCTGGTCGGCATCGTCAGCTGGGGGGCGTACTGCGCCAGCCCGGAGACGCCCTCGGTCTTCTCGAAGGTGGCCTCGGCCACGCGGTGGATCGCCCAGGCGATCCAGTACGGGCCCCACTGGGACGCGGAGGACTTCGCCTTCTCGGTCGCGTGGGCGTATCGCGACCTGGCGCTGTTCTCCTGGGACGGGGACGGGCCGGTCCCGGTCCCGGCCGTCGGGGAGCCCGGCGAGGTCGTGGCGGCCTACCACCAGTCGGCGGCCGTGGTCCGCCGCGACGCCGCCATCGTGCGCCTGTACCAGTCGGTCCTGGGACGGGCGGCCGAGCGCCACGGCTACGAGTACTGGCGGGAGCAGATGGCGGGCTGGCGGCGCCTGGGCGTCGTCCGCATCGCCGAGATCATGGCCCGCTCGGCCGAGTTCCAGGCGACCTACGGGGCCCTGACCGACGAGGCCTTCGTCGAGCAGCTGTACGTGAACGTCCTGGGGCGGGTCGGCTCCCCGGGCGACGTCACCTACTGGACCGACCGGCTGGCGACCGGGGCGAGCCGGGGGAAGGTCGCCGCCCTGTTCTCCGAGTCGGCCGAGCACCGGGCCCGCACCCAGGGCGCCGTCGACGTCCAGGTCGCCTACCTGAACCTGATCCGCCGGGAGCCGGCCCCCTGGGAGGTCGAGCGGTGGCGCACCGAGCCCGTCGCCGCCGTCGGGCGCTTCTTGGTCCACAGCGTCGCCTACGCCCGGCTGCTCGACCAGCGCGACGGAGGCTTCTGA
- the msrB gene encoding peptide-methionine (R)-S-oxide reductase MsrB yields MTDADAASPGPALPTDEELRARLTPLQYEVTQQEGTERAFTGEYWDTKQPGTYRCVVCDEPLFRSDVKYDSGTGWPSFWEAMDPSKVTLVEDRKLFMRRTEARCARCGAHLGHVFPDGPQPTGERYCMNSASLRLEPDEGTEDA; encoded by the coding sequence ATGACCGACGCCGACGCCGCATCCCCCGGGCCCGCGCTGCCGACCGACGAGGAGCTCCGGGCCCGACTGACCCCGCTCCAGTACGAGGTGACCCAGCAGGAGGGCACCGAGCGGGCCTTCACCGGCGAGTACTGGGACACCAAGCAGCCGGGCACGTACCGCTGCGTCGTGTGCGACGAGCCCCTGTTCCGCTCCGACGTCAAGTACGACTCGGGCACCGGGTGGCCGTCGTTCTGGGAGGCCATGGACCCGTCCAAGGTGACCCTCGTCGAGGATCGCAAGCTGTTCATGCGTCGCACCGAGGCGCGCTGCGCCCGCTGCGGTGCCCACCTGGGCCACGTCTTCCCCGACGGGCCCCAGCCCACGGGTGAGCGCTACTGCATGAACTCGGCGTCGCTCCGCCTTGAGCCCGACGAGGGCACCGAGGACGCCTAG